Sequence from the Hylaeus volcanicus isolate JK05 chromosome 1, UHH_iyHylVolc1.0_haploid, whole genome shotgun sequence genome:
TTGGGTCTATGCGAGACCAGAAACGAACCGTTACGTAAGGTGTACATTGGTGCGATAACGAGACCGAAGCCACGGGTAATATTTTACCTGAAGCATACTACGGGCCGTTCCCtatggaaaatgtattatCGTGCACGAGGCGATGAAACTTTCTTCGAGTATCTTGCGGCGCATGCCGACTAGACACATAAATATGCATCTAAGTGTCATTTATCTTTTCTAATTCCCGTAGCTCAGGCTCTTATTGAAATGGGCGAGGCTATGAAGCAGATGGCGGACGTGAAATATTCGCTGGACGACACCATTAAACAAAACTTCCTGGAACCTCTGCACCATTTGCAGACCAAAGACCTGAAGGAAGTGATGGTAGGTTGCCCTGCGGTTATTGGAAAAGTTCTCGTTCTCCCATTCTTCCACGGCGAACATCGTCGCGGAATATTGTTCCAGTTGTACGGGATACGAATCCCCGATCTATTGATATTCGTTTTGTTTCAGCATCACCGGAAAAAACTTCAGGGACGAAGGCTGGACTTCGATTGTAAGCGAAGACGTCAAGCAAAAGGTAAGTACACCTTGGCCCCCACGTTGAGTTTATCTCTCTCGTATcgttattgatttatttaagcACAACACGGGCGTGAGCTATATACGCGTCCTTGTGACACGAAAAAACTTGACACGCGCGGTTCGCGGTTATAATTTGtactttttcgaaaaataataccCGGACAGCTTCAACCTGGAGAACGTCGTAAAAAATGGGAACCGTTTCACCGTTAGCCGTGCCTTCGCCCTTTGTTCTCGATGTTGTACAGTGTAATAGACAGCACATTCGCATGTCTTGCATGTGCACGTTGCAATTATTAAGACAATTGTAatcgacaaaattaattttcgttaaaattaacaacatgaaatttttaacgtggatatttatttggatatttatttgcaataatattaaatacctTGTTTACCTGCTATAAAAGTGCGGGCGATCTTGTTTTCCGTTTCTTTGAACGCTGCATTGACTATATGCAGCCGGGAAAAGATCCGCCAGTCCACATTTCGGAAGTCCTGTAAAGACTTCTTCGCCATACACTGGTACGTGACTTCTCCATACCTGCCAATTaacttataattttacaagttCTCATGCTTTGCGTAAAAATACCCGTACCGATACACACACAAAGTTGACGTTGCGTTAGactaaaaatgaacgaaaccCCAACCCGTTCTTTTCTATAACCTTGAATATACATACCTTTGTGCATTTTGCGGTAAGTGTATGTAGACTTATGCCATGATTATTATGCGAGGAATAAGAAAGTACCGTAACAGTTTTTCGTATGTACACGAAGTATTTGCGAGTGCACCAAAAGTACTGCGAATGTCGAATGTATCACTTGCGTAAGTTTCGCGAGAAGATTTATAATCGCACAAGCTTGCGTTAGAAGGGAAGGAACGTACACGATCGAAACGTTTAGCGTCACTTGTACCCGGTGTAATTTTGCTAGAGTTAAATCAAATGTGCTTCTTCTTCCTGTTTCTTTTGTATATTATGGTACCAAACTTAGGCATTGGAGCAACCCAGtagtgcaatttttaatatctcgcCGGCGCAAATTTTGCGAGCAGGTTCTCACGTTTCAGACGACGAGATACGTCAAGCCGAAGAAAAGTTCGCGGAGAGCCTCCATTTGGCACAGTTGGGCATGTTCAATTTATTGGAGAATGACGTgagttttattgaaattttaatttatacattacaCACCTATACGCGGAATAACATTTTCTGTACTCTTCTGTATGTAGGTGGAACAAGTGGCACAGCTGGCAACATTCAGCGAAGCTCTCCTAGATTATCATCAGCAGTGCATCGAGGTTTTGAGAACACTAACGGAAACACTTTTGGAGAAGTATGTATAGTTATATGTTTACAGTATAGGTAGTTTGGTGTATTAAAGGGgtgaatttgtttattaccTAAAGCGAATCGCatcgtatatatattttgtttgaaaaactTTTACAGGAAAGATGAAGCAGCGAATAAACCGAAAATGGAATTCGTGCCGAAGACTTTGGCCGATTTACACGTCGACGCATTGCCTTCATTGGATGCTATGAACGGTGGGAACTTCTCTCTTCACGGTAAAACACATTTTACACGTACACATACAAAGATGATATTTCTCGCGGGTGGATTGGCTGTCTGTTTCTTGTTTCCTCTGCCATGCAACATTTCTACGTACCTTGTAACTATACACTCTGATCATATACATCGTCGTACTAAGGCTAATCCAGTCACTTCGTTAACTCCAGAGATTAATTAAGTGTATGTCATTAATTTTCCACCGTATAATGCAAGTTTCTTCCTAACTTCACGTtcagattaatattttctgcatTGAATGTGGTATCACTTCGTGTATATCTAACTCTTGaacttgtaaacaattattatatttatcacaCTCCTGTTACACACTGTCCGACTGTTTTGTGTCTATACTCTCGCATACTTGAATGTCTGTCCTTCTGACACGATGTAGGGGCAAGTCGAGCCGGGTCTCCTGTCCACGACGGGAAGCGCTCACAGCTCGAGCTATTTCCGGACGGAAACCCGCCACAATCTGCCAATGGTAAATTTTGCATGGGAATAGCTTCGACTACTGTAGGGcaatcgataaattattcgacTCGAATGCCATTACTCTTCATGCATCGCAAGACTAGAGactaattaatgtttcaccATTTATGTATCTTTTTCAATGCACTCGTAAATTAACCCCAAACCATTACTTATCGGCATGcatgtttgtttaataattgtacTCCTGATTTCCGTACTTTATCtgcttttataaaagaaactttgttTCTTTGAAGTTTCAAAGTTATTTCGCCGATTCATGTAGACTTTTAATCGAAGTGTTTATTTTAGCCTCTTAGGTTTAATTTCGTAATACATACCGACTATTACATTGAGCGATTATATTGATACCACGTAGCAGACGCTTAGATACCATACTTTTTAATCGCATACTTTAGATTGTCGCAGTCAGCTtaacgttcatttattttatctcgttgtttatttatttctccgGATAACGAGTATCCCCAAAACTTTTCAGCTTCTCCTTTGCCATCTCCGAGTAAATCTCCAGCAAGAACTCCGATGGCAAGACAACCTTGCTGCACAGCTCTGTATGATTTTGAGCCAGAAAATCCTGGAGAACTCGGGTTCAAAGTAAGTGTAAAATAGTTAGAAGGATTCGAACGAACTAATGGTTATTCttggaaatgaaagaaagtgtCTAATGACCACGTCCTTTCTTACAGGAGAACGACACGATTACTCTGATTCAGAAAATCGATGAGAATTGGTACGAAGGTAGCGTGAACGGTCGCACGGGTTATTTCCCAGTAACTTATGTGCAAGTTGTAGTACCATTACCTTAAGAGGGCAACGCACGCCCCGAAACCAAAGACCCAGCATTCGTTCACCAGCGTCTCCAGCAAAATTATCTTACTCTCCGATTAGCCTAAATCTCTATTCAAGACTTCTCTACTATCACTTACGTTGTATGGTCCCAAGCTTGTTCGATCTACGGATTCAGAGTTTCTCTGtcttgtttcgtttctttcgtctATTATCCCAAGAATAGATGTATACGCatgttaatgtacatatataatgttATAGTGTCTTTTATCGACGTAAGGACCTTCGTGCGCGCagatacatatacacatatagACACGATACACACACAGATACAAACAagcatacatacatacaccaAAGTACCTACGATGGCAGTCCACTGTCAAGAGCGGCTCATTTTTCACGTTCTACATATGTCGTCTCATGTCATGATGTAACATCTTCGTTAGTTTCTCTCACCAAAGTTCAATTGCACAAAGATATCAGACTGTCAAGACTGCATTGAAATTCGAATACCAAGAACGTTCGAATACTCTTACGtcaagtattttaatttacatcaTTATCAACGTATCGCGTGTTACGTAGTCGAACTTTAAGTTACTTTCCTTCTGAGAGATAATCCGAGAGAGTCTCA
This genomic interval carries:
- the LOC128872874 gene encoding endophilin-A isoform X3, which gives rise to MAFAGLKKQINKANQYMTEKMGGAEGTKLDVDFVDMERKTDVTYELVEELQLKTKEFLQPNPTARAKMAAVKGISKLSGQAKASTYPQPEGVLGDCMLTYGKKLGEDSIFAQALIEMGEAMKQMADVKYSLDDTIKQNFLEPLHHLQTKDLKEVMHHRKKLQGRRLDFDCKRRRQAKGSHVSDDEIRQAEEKFAESLHLAQLGMFNLLENDVEQVAQLATFSEALLDYHQQCIEVLRTLTETLLEKKDEAANKPKMEFVPKTLADLHVDALPSLDAMNGGNFSLHGASRAGSPVHDGKRSQLELFPDGNPPQSANASPLPSPSKSPARTPMARQPCCTALYDFEPENPGELGFKENDTITLIQKIDENWYEGSVNGRTGYFPVTYVQVVVPLP
- the LOC128872874 gene encoding endophilin-A isoform X1, which gives rise to MAFAGLKKQINKANQYMTEKMGGAEGTKLDVDFVDMERKTDVTYELVEELQLKTKEFLQPNPTARAKMAAVKGISKLSGQAKASTYPQPEGVLGDCMLTYGKKLGEDSIFAQALIEMGEAMKQMADVKYSLDDTIKQNFLEPLHHLQTKDLKEVMHHRKKLQGRRLDFDCKRRRQAKAGKRSASPHFGSPVKTSSPYTDDEIRQAEEKFAESLHLAQLGMFNLLENDVEQVAQLATFSEALLDYHQQCIEVLRTLTETLLEKKDEAANKPKMEFVPKTLADLHVDALPSLDAMNGGNFSLHGASRAGSPVHDGKRSQLELFPDGNPPQSANASPLPSPSKSPARTPMARQPCCTALYDFEPENPGELGFKENDTITLIQKIDENWYEGSVNGRTGYFPVTYVQVVVPLP
- the LOC128872874 gene encoding endophilin-A isoform X5 — encoded protein: MAFAGLKKQINKANQYMTEKMGGAEGTKLDVDFVDMERKTDVTYELVEELQLKTKEFLQPNPTARAKMAAVKGISKLSGQAKASTYPQPEGVLGDCMLTYGKKLGEDSIFAQALIEMGEAMKQMADVKYSLDDTIKQNFLEPLHHLQTKDLKEVMHHRKKLQGRRLDFDCKRRRQAKAGKRSASPHFGSPVKTSSPYTDDEIRQAEEKFAESLHLAQLGMFNLLENDVEQVAQLATFSEALLDYHQQCIEVLRTLTETLLEKKDEAANKPKMEFVPKTLADLHVDALPSLDAMNGGNFSLHASPLPSPSKSPARTPMARQPCCTALYDFEPENPGELGFKENDTITLIQKIDENWYEGSVNGRTGYFPVTYVQVVVPLP
- the LOC128872874 gene encoding endophilin-A isoform X4; amino-acid sequence: MAFAGLKKQINKANQYMTEKMGGAEGTKLDVDFVDMERKTDVTYELVEELQLKTKEFLQPNPTARAKMAAVKGISKLSGQAKASTYPQPEGVLGDCMLTYGKKLGEDSIFAQALIEMGEAMKQMADVKYSLDDTIKQNFLEPLHHLQTKDLKEVMHHRKKLQGRRLDFDCKRRRQAKDDEIRQAEEKFAESLHLAQLGMFNLLENDVEQVAQLATFSEALLDYHQQCIEVLRTLTETLLEKKDEAANKPKMEFVPKTLADLHVDALPSLDAMNGGNFSLHGASRAGSPVHDGKRSQLELFPDGNPPQSANASPLPSPSKSPARTPMARQPCCTALYDFEPENPGELGFKENDTITLIQKIDENWYEGSVNGRTGYFPVTYVQVVVPLP
- the LOC128872874 gene encoding endophilin-A isoform X2, producing the protein MAFAGLKKQINKANQYMTEKMGGAEGTKLDVDFVDMERKTDVTYELVEELQLKTKEFLQPNPTARAKMAAVKGISKLSGQAKASTYPQPEGVLGDCMLTYGKKLGEDSIFAQALIEMGEAMKQMADVKYSLDDTIKQNFLEPLHHLQTKDLKEVMHHRKKLQGRRLDFDCKRRRQAKAGKRSASPHFGSPVKTSSPYTDDEIRQAEEKFAESLHLAQLGMFNLLENDVEQVAQLATFSEALLDYHQQCIEVLRTLTETLLEKKDEAANKPKMEFVPKTLADLHVDALPSLDAMNGASRAGSPVHDGKRSQLELFPDGNPPQSANASPLPSPSKSPARTPMARQPCCTALYDFEPENPGELGFKENDTITLIQKIDENWYEGSVNGRTGYFPVTYVQVVVPLP